In one Fibrobacterota bacterium genomic region, the following are encoded:
- a CDS encoding right-handed parallel beta-helix repeat-containing protein, with protein MIRIGIPNRRGLGGFLAGVLRASAALCAASLALSCIERTNPFDPENGGDVPAGTVRKQLESQLKTLAAVDSGYASMIAGFADAFRKDSLGNADIISNNAKQRAINAQRVKDNAAAESGNLTAPPDSLVALQFFVFLDTLKTYGPYAGFDVGRSNLQAQMATVTSFMATANADHSPLSIYPTHFSDSVLAPFARDITSFDLLRASIGKGNAAVADSNAAVGAYNLDRQAANAVVTDYNDSIRFVKQSHDKPPLDSAGSVLAGTAGAQAGDTLLIAKGDYSVDLRFNHSGTPENPIVVRGYPGERTVLRVPFHSSSAMILSANQNIQFQDIVFRGGVQLVATCKNITFLRCVFDSSTSYGLRVVDSDVSLTDCRLIQNAKGAFIQGKNDQSVTFKMKNVLLARNSGSGLDMNIPNGGMRNCTIADNGGDGINVSVPHSGLSILNTIISGNSGTGFLRQRDTEFQDQLDIELCDVWGNKTADWSLEGMDSTLSVDILKANFSIQPEFIAPADLDYGLKPGSTLTDFEHQTVSFTVGYRP; from the coding sequence ATGATCCGCATCGGCATTCCGAATCGGCGGGGGCTCGGAGGCTTCCTTGCGGGCGTACTCCGCGCCTCCGCGGCATTGTGCGCGGCCTCGCTGGCCCTTTCGTGCATCGAACGGACGAATCCCTTCGATCCGGAGAACGGGGGCGACGTCCCCGCCGGCACCGTCCGCAAACAACTAGAGTCCCAGCTTAAAACTTTGGCCGCCGTGGACTCAGGGTACGCGTCCATGATCGCGGGGTTCGCCGACGCATTCCGGAAGGATTCCCTAGGGAATGCGGATATCATTTCGAATAACGCGAAGCAGCGGGCGATTAACGCGCAGAGGGTTAAGGACAACGCCGCCGCCGAGTCCGGCAATCTTACCGCGCCGCCGGATTCCCTCGTCGCATTGCAATTTTTCGTGTTCCTGGACACCCTGAAGACCTACGGCCCTTACGCCGGCTTCGACGTGGGGCGGAGCAACCTGCAGGCCCAGATGGCCACGGTGACCTCGTTCATGGCCACGGCCAACGCGGACCATTCTCCCCTCTCGATCTACCCTACGCATTTCAGCGACTCGGTGCTCGCGCCTTTCGCCCGGGACATTACATCCTTCGATCTGTTACGCGCCAGCATCGGCAAAGGGAACGCCGCCGTCGCGGATAGCAATGCGGCCGTGGGGGCCTATAACCTGGATCGGCAAGCGGCGAATGCAGTGGTAACCGATTACAACGATTCCATCCGGTTCGTAAAGCAGTCCCACGATAAGCCGCCCTTGGACAGCGCCGGTTCGGTACTCGCCGGGACCGCCGGGGCGCAGGCGGGGGACACCTTGTTGATCGCTAAGGGCGATTATTCGGTCGATCTCCGCTTCAACCATTCCGGTACTCCGGAAAATCCCATCGTGGTGCGGGGATATCCGGGCGAACGTACCGTGCTCCGCGTACCCTTCCACTCGAGCAGCGCGATGATCCTCAGCGCCAACCAAAACATCCAATTCCAGGACATCGTCTTCCGCGGCGGCGTGCAATTGGTGGCGACCTGCAAGAATATCACGTTCCTGAGATGCGTCTTCGACAGCAGCACTTCCTATGGATTGAGGGTGGTCGACAGCGACGTAAGCCTGACGGATTGCCGCCTGATCCAAAACGCCAAAGGCGCGTTCATACAGGGAAAGAACGACCAGTCCGTCACCTTCAAGATGAAAAACGTCTTGCTGGCGCGCAATTCGGGCTCCGGCTTGGATATGAATATCCCGAACGGGGGAATGCGGAACTGCACCATCGCCGACAACGGCGGCGATGGCATCAACGTGAGCGTCCCCCATTCCGGATTAAGCATCCTCAATACCATCATCAGCGGGAACTCCGGAACCGGTTTCCTACGCCAGCGAGACACGGAATTCCAAGACCAGCTCGACATCGAACTTTGCGATGTGTGGGGGAATAAGACGGCTGATTGGAGCTTGGAGGGCATGGATTCGACCTTGTCCGTGGATATACTGAAAGCGAATTTCAGCATCCAGCCCGAATTCATCGCACCGGCAGATTTGGATTACGGCCTGAAGCCCGGGAGCACCCTCACCGACTTCGAGCACCAAACCGTATCCTTCACGGTGGGATACCGGCCTTAA
- a CDS encoding SDR family oxidoreductase, whose protein sequence is MEQHKNGEVVVITGGTAGVGRAVARRFAVAGASVAVIARGKDRLDATLAELQALGVRALALQADVADAAAVEAAAERVEKELGPIDIWVNNAMTSVFSPVWEMKPEEYARVTQVTYLGFVHGALAALRRMRPRDRGTIVLVGSALAYRGIPLQSAYCASKHAIQGFMDSLRSELLHVGSRVHVCMVNLPAVNTPQFAWVKSRLPNKAQPVPPIYQPEVPAEAIYRAAHSRRREWLIGWPTYRAIWGNYIAPGFADRVLAKMGFSSQQGGQAEDPGRPDNLWSPPPGDYGCHGSFDALAHDRSPLLWLSRFRARIGLGLLGAASALALAMGRRRRAAR, encoded by the coding sequence ATGGAGCAACATAAGAACGGGGAAGTCGTGGTCATTACGGGAGGGACGGCCGGCGTTGGCCGCGCCGTCGCGCGCCGCTTCGCGGTTGCCGGCGCTTCGGTTGCCGTTATCGCGCGCGGAAAGGATCGGCTGGACGCAACCTTGGCCGAGCTGCAGGCCCTGGGAGTACGCGCCTTGGCCCTGCAGGCCGATGTCGCCGATGCCGCGGCGGTAGAGGCGGCCGCCGAACGCGTCGAAAAGGAATTGGGCCCCATTGATATCTGGGTGAACAACGCCATGACTTCGGTATTCTCGCCGGTTTGGGAGATGAAGCCGGAGGAGTACGCGCGCGTGACGCAAGTGACCTACCTGGGATTCGTGCATGGGGCCCTCGCCGCCTTGCGGCGCATGCGGCCGCGCGACCGGGGAACCATAGTGCTGGTTGGGTCCGCCCTGGCCTACCGGGGGATACCGTTGCAATCGGCCTACTGCGCATCCAAGCATGCCATCCAAGGATTCATGGACTCCTTGCGCAGCGAGCTACTGCATGTGGGGAGCCGCGTCCACGTCTGCATGGTGAACTTGCCCGCCGTCAATACCCCGCAATTCGCCTGGGTCAAGTCGCGCCTGCCCAATAAGGCCCAGCCGGTGCCGCCCATCTACCAACCGGAAGTTCCCGCCGAAGCCATATACCGGGCCGCCCACTCGCGCCGCCGCGAATGGCTAATCGGATGGCCCACCTACCGGGCCATCTGGGGCAATTACATCGCGCCCGGCTTCGCCGATCGCGTCTTGGCCAAGATGGGATTCAGCTCCCAACAAGGCGGGCAAGCGGAAGATCCCGGCCGCCCGGACAACTTATGGTCGCCGCCTCCCGGCGATTACGGATGCCATGGGAGCTTCGATGCCCTGGCCCACGACCGGAGCCCTCTGCTTTGGCTGAGCCGGTTCCGGGCGCGTATCGGCCTGGGGCTGCTGGGAGCCGCCTCGGCGCTGGCATTGGCGATGGGCCGGCGCCGGAGGGCGGCCCGCTAA
- a CDS encoding tyrosine-type recombinase/integrase, which translates to MSPATALPSPPIPEEDGYLAHLRLEKRLSPETVAAYQSDLRLFFRQASGLEAMTLAHLRAFLRGVAELGFAPASISRYLSALKSYSAWLAEEGHLAVDPARVLKGPKQQRYKPSSLSHAEMDALYDSLEAKAAEGGPASLRDLCLIELLYGLGLRISEGIGLKLDHVNLTEAAVLVQGKGSKQRLVPLGGKVSGSLRRYLEIWNGTGRTDTVLLNRFGRPLSRMGAWKIVQRICLEAGITTPVSPHTFRHTFATHLIMAGADLRSVQEMLGHTDISTTQIYTHLDQDYLREVHKSFHPRNRGGKP; encoded by the coding sequence ATGAGCCCCGCAACCGCCCTCCCCAGCCCGCCCATTCCCGAAGAAGACGGATATCTGGCCCACCTTCGCTTGGAAAAACGGCTGAGCCCGGAGACGGTAGCGGCGTACCAGTCGGACTTGCGATTGTTCTTCCGGCAGGCGTCGGGATTGGAAGCCATGACGCTGGCCCATTTGCGCGCCTTCCTGCGCGGCGTAGCGGAGCTGGGCTTCGCGCCTGCCAGCATCTCCCGTTACCTTTCCGCCTTGAAGAGTTACTCCGCCTGGCTCGCCGAAGAAGGGCATCTCGCGGTGGACCCCGCGCGCGTCCTGAAAGGCCCCAAGCAGCAGCGCTACAAGCCCTCCAGCCTGAGTCATGCGGAGATGGACGCCTTGTACGATTCCTTGGAAGCGAAAGCGGCGGAAGGGGGCCCGGCATCCTTACGCGATCTGTGCCTGATCGAATTGCTGTACGGCCTGGGGCTGCGGATTTCCGAAGGCATAGGATTGAAACTCGATCACGTGAACCTTACCGAGGCCGCCGTGCTGGTGCAGGGCAAGGGAAGCAAGCAACGCTTGGTGCCATTGGGCGGCAAGGTAAGCGGTAGCTTGCGTCGCTACCTGGAGATCTGGAACGGGACGGGACGCACCGACACCGTATTGCTCAACCGCTTCGGGCGTCCGCTCTCGCGCATGGGAGCGTGGAAAATCGTGCAGCGCATTTGCCTGGAAGCGGGCATTACGACGCCGGTTTCCCCGCATACCTTCCGGCATACCTTCGCGACCCATCTGATTATGGCAGGGGCCGATTTGCGCTCGGTGCAGGAGATGCTGGGCCATACCGATATCAGCACCACCCAGATTTACACCCACCTCGATCAAGACTACCTGCGCGAGGTGCATAAGAGTTTCCATCCGCGCAACCGGGGCGGAAAGCCCTAA
- a CDS encoding MFS transporter — protein sequence MKKARGLIASCAQARRIRARIASYIAEMPSVLRNRSFLFLAASRFLSASSMLMQSVAIGWQIYALTGKAAYLGYVGLAQFLPFVALIPLSGQAADRFPRRNILLACNVAYLAGSTTLLVATLHGTRSVAPIFAVLVLLGAARAFAMPASQALLRNVVPDDQFARALPLFTGTFHIAVVAGPVLGGFLYMLGPAVVHAVVGTGMLASIVLLSRVRVRRANEPPSPIGWASALVGLRFVMSRKALLGAMSLDLFAVLFGGCTALLPAIAKDVLGADPSTLGFLRAAPAVGAAAMSAWLARFPLRRRVGAWMFVGVAWFGVASIVFGLATRAWISLLALASLGAGDMLSVYVRQYLIQSGTPDALRGRVAAVSSVCIGASNELGEFESGVSAGWFGVQRSVVLGGLATLAVTATWMKAFPMLRKMDRFPPPVASPD from the coding sequence ATGAAAAAAGCGCGCGGCCTTATCGCAAGTTGCGCGCAAGCGCGCCGGATTCGCGCGCGAATCGCTTCCTATATTGCGGAAATGCCCTCCGTGCTCCGCAATCGCTCCTTCCTTTTCCTCGCCGCCTCCCGCTTCCTGAGCGCATCGTCTATGCTCATGCAAAGCGTCGCCATCGGCTGGCAGATATACGCCTTGACGGGAAAGGCGGCGTACTTGGGATACGTGGGGCTCGCGCAATTCCTGCCCTTCGTCGCCCTGATCCCTTTGAGCGGGCAGGCCGCCGATCGCTTCCCCCGCCGTAATATCCTGCTCGCATGCAACGTCGCCTACCTGGCCGGTTCCACGACCTTGCTCGTCGCCACCTTGCATGGCACGCGATCAGTGGCTCCCATCTTCGCCGTCCTCGTCCTCCTGGGCGCCGCCCGCGCCTTCGCCATGCCGGCCAGCCAGGCCCTGCTCCGCAACGTCGTCCCTGACGACCAGTTCGCCCGGGCGCTGCCGCTCTTCACGGGCACCTTCCATATCGCGGTCGTGGCCGGTCCCGTCCTGGGCGGCTTTCTCTACATGCTGGGCCCGGCCGTCGTGCACGCTGTGGTGGGAACGGGAATGCTGGCCTCCATCGTCTTGCTCTCCAGGGTACGGGTCCGCCGCGCCAACGAGCCGCCGTCTCCGATCGGCTGGGCCAGCGCCTTGGTAGGCCTGCGTTTCGTGATGTCGCGCAAGGCCTTGCTCGGTGCGATGTCCCTCGATCTGTTCGCCGTGCTATTCGGAGGCTGCACCGCCCTGCTTCCCGCCATCGCCAAGGACGTACTGGGGGCCGATCCATCCACCTTGGGATTCCTGCGGGCGGCTCCCGCCGTGGGCGCGGCGGCCATGTCCGCGTGGCTTGCCCGATTTCCGTTACGCCGCCGGGTGGGCGCCTGGATGTTCGTCGGGGTGGCCTGGTTCGGCGTCGCGTCCATCGTGTTCGGCCTCGCCACGCGCGCCTGGATCTCCTTGCTTGCCTTGGCGTCCTTAGGGGCGGGGGACATGCTCAGCGTTTACGTGCGGCAATACCTGATCCAAAGCGGTACGCCCGATGCCTTGCGCGGGCGCGTGGCCGCGGTCAGTTCGGTTTGCATCGGAGCTTCCAATGAACTCGGGGAATTCGAGAGCGGGGTTTCGGCGGGATGGTTCGGGGTGCAGAGGTCGGTGGTACTGGGCGGACTGGCTACCCTGGCCGTTACGGCAACCTGGATGAAAGCCTTCCCGATGTTGCGGAAGATGGATCGTTTCCCGCCGCCCGTGGCTTCCCCGGATTGA
- a CDS encoding PEGA domain-containing protein, translated as MNAPNHNPGAPRDPDHRLRLFVSLLKQDVEVPRDFSKMEKALLERIQKADALGPFAVLKVEETPPPGFFDKVEADLMTRFQNHREYEQPVNDVIAAPVKPSGMELHRIESRLDERIDLARRLEPWELVVKAGEVLPLGRWEAIEESLFARIEQHRKLDLIAPAHTWLGLGLFRSTPLRIAAGLALAAVASLGAWKSLRRPSVPLETLVYQAQGATASEIASAFPQGRPDLHGRADILSRDDGAMTLVNQRGFVEMHNGSRLQIEEADQKKIRYRVAFAGHGHAARGNVTFFVSKRKAGEKYQVATPDYRIDVVGTYFRVRPDLGGRVATSVLEGSVKIHSDVYGDFEVAAGQSLVYDAATERYRVQDGGASVRREDIETVPGVDELSHYGVVTVTSNEPGAEVRVDDRFKGATPLVVLLPPGRHSLQLSKDGHPPLDTAVTVAFGGTHRLALALPEAAKHIAKTLPAPARPSAVNYSPAPAPAPQPIQAAPSQAEEADLIYRKAEQIQSADWQGAIQLYRQVLENPDAPPLRKDDALFSVARLRAEHEKDKTQAREDFLRYLAMYPDGAFAGESWLRLAELEVGRNQGKAIEYYLRSMEKMPHHPRMSEMQHRVGLLYLQNKRYDEAIAMFRQSLGNILYANESEKRKIYQSLYRALVAKGDNLAAGEIAKEYRFQDDSAGK; from the coding sequence ATGAACGCTCCCAACCACAACCCCGGCGCCCCTCGCGATCCCGACCATCGCTTGCGCCTCTTCGTGTCCCTGCTGAAGCAGGACGTGGAAGTCCCGCGCGACTTCTCGAAAATGGAGAAGGCGTTGCTGGAGCGCATACAGAAGGCCGATGCCCTGGGGCCCTTCGCCGTTCTCAAGGTCGAAGAGACGCCTCCTCCCGGCTTCTTCGATAAGGTGGAAGCCGATCTGATGACCCGCTTCCAAAACCATCGCGAGTACGAGCAACCCGTGAACGACGTGATCGCCGCTCCGGTCAAGCCCTCGGGCATGGAACTGCATCGCATCGAAAGCCGCCTGGATGAGCGTATCGACCTGGCCCGTCGTTTGGAACCCTGGGAGCTGGTCGTCAAGGCCGGCGAAGTCTTGCCGCTGGGCCGCTGGGAAGCCATCGAAGAGTCGCTCTTCGCGCGCATCGAGCAGCACCGCAAACTGGATTTGATCGCGCCCGCCCACACCTGGCTCGGCTTGGGCCTGTTCCGTTCGACCCCGCTCCGCATCGCGGCCGGCTTGGCCCTCGCGGCCGTCGCGTCCCTCGGGGCCTGGAAGTCCCTGCGCCGTCCGTCCGTCCCTTTGGAAACCCTTGTGTATCAGGCCCAGGGCGCCACCGCCAGCGAGATCGCCTCCGCCTTCCCCCAGGGCAGGCCCGACCTCCATGGCCGCGCGGATATCCTGTCCCGCGACGACGGGGCGATGACCTTGGTGAACCAGCGCGGTTTCGTGGAGATGCATAACGGTTCGCGCTTGCAGATCGAGGAAGCCGATCAGAAGAAGATCCGCTATCGCGTCGCCTTCGCCGGCCACGGCCACGCGGCGCGCGGAAACGTCACCTTCTTCGTGAGCAAGCGGAAAGCCGGCGAGAAGTATCAAGTGGCCACGCCCGATTACCGTATCGACGTGGTGGGGACTTATTTCCGCGTGCGCCCGGATCTAGGGGGCCGCGTCGCCACCTCGGTGCTGGAGGGCAGCGTCAAAATCCATTCCGATGTCTATGGCGATTTCGAAGTGGCCGCCGGCCAAAGCCTGGTCTACGATGCGGCCACGGAGCGCTATCGCGTGCAGGACGGCGGGGCCAGCGTGCGCCGCGAGGATATCGAGACCGTGCCCGGGGTGGACGAGCTGAGCCACTACGGCGTCGTGACCGTGACTTCGAACGAGCCTGGGGCCGAAGTGCGCGTGGATGATCGCTTCAAAGGCGCCACGCCCCTGGTAGTGCTGCTGCCGCCCGGCCGCCATTCCTTGCAATTGTCCAAGGACGGGCATCCCCCTTTGGATACGGCCGTGACCGTGGCGTTCGGAGGCACTCACCGCTTGGCCTTGGCCCTTCCCGAGGCCGCCAAGCACATCGCCAAAACCCTCCCGGCTCCCGCCCGCCCCTCCGCCGTCAATTACTCCCCGGCCCCCGCACCGGCGCCTCAACCCATCCAGGCCGCGCCTTCTCAAGCCGAGGAAGCCGACCTCATCTACCGTAAGGCGGAGCAAATCCAGTCCGCCGATTGGCAAGGCGCCATCCAACTCTATCGTCAGGTGCTGGAAAATCCGGACGCCCCTCCGTTACGTAAGGATGACGCGTTGTTTTCGGTAGCCCGCTTGCGTGCCGAGCACGAGAAGGATAAGACCCAAGCCCGCGAGGACTTCCTGCGCTATCTGGCCATGTACCCGGACGGCGCCTTCGCCGGCGAGTCATGGCTGCGGCTGGCCGAGCTCGAAGTGGGAAGGAACCAGGGCAAGGCCATCGAGTATTACCTGCGCAGCATGGAGAAGATGCCGCATCATCCCCGCATGTCCGAGATGCAGCACCGCGTGGGACTGCTATACTTGCAGAACAAGCGTTACGATGAGGCCATTGCCATGTTCCGGCAAAGCCTGGGCAATATCCTTTACGCCAACGAATCCGAGAAGCGTAAGATTTACCAGAGCCTGTACCGGGCTTTGGTCGCCAAAGGCGACAACCTCGCGGCCGGGGAAATCGCCAAGGAATACCGCTTCCAGGACGATAGCGCCGGGAAGTAA
- a CDS encoding PEGA domain-containing protein, whose translation MAALGLACAAIPRAEQASGAPLSECASPSKTLFYTPRARSESLLPPGFSDSLWSQLDGPVRELGYCLKAMPIGKVSGDTSRNGDNLFLEAWARDEGGGTISVSIAALRLREVAAGKLPEAEARPLVYFRFSPFEAVGMYSVLAKKVAENLRSQYVAVLLIRSHPAGAVVHAASGLEGSTPVEWVVPLGELPITVSMPGYLEARRNLDLGVPGQHTYDLQLAKRRFYNSKFIYPTLAAGAVSAAAFVLENHYYGIYQALGPADSRDRPEAFGQNFRTAKNYERIGYTSLALTWLGLTLCFTF comes from the coding sequence ATGGCGGCCCTTGGCCTCGCCTGCGCGGCCATTCCGCGCGCCGAGCAGGCTTCCGGGGCGCCCCTGTCGGAGTGCGCCTCCCCCAGTAAAACCCTTTTCTACACCCCGCGCGCCCGCTCCGAATCGCTCCTGCCCCCCGGATTCTCGGACAGCTTATGGTCGCAACTGGATGGACCCGTCCGGGAATTGGGCTATTGCCTGAAGGCCATGCCCATCGGGAAAGTCTCCGGCGATACCAGCCGGAACGGCGATAATCTTTTCCTGGAAGCCTGGGCCCGGGACGAGGGCGGAGGGACCATATCGGTTTCCATAGCGGCCCTGCGTTTGCGGGAAGTAGCGGCAGGAAAGCTGCCCGAAGCGGAGGCGAGGCCGTTGGTGTATTTCCGTTTCTCCCCGTTCGAGGCGGTCGGCATGTATAGCGTACTCGCCAAAAAAGTCGCCGAGAACCTGCGTAGCCAGTACGTCGCCGTGCTATTGATCCGATCGCATCCCGCGGGCGCGGTGGTGCATGCGGCCTCGGGATTGGAAGGCTCGACTCCGGTGGAATGGGTCGTGCCCTTAGGCGAACTGCCGATCACCGTCTCCATGCCCGGATATCTGGAAGCCCGGCGGAATCTCGATTTGGGAGTCCCCGGGCAGCACACCTATGACCTGCAATTGGCGAAACGCCGATTCTACAATTCCAAGTTCATCTACCCTACCCTGGCGGCAGGCGCCGTGTCCGCGGCCGCCTTCGTCCTGGAGAACCATTATTACGGTATTTACCAGGCTTTAGGTCCGGCGGACAGCCGGGATAGGCCCGAGGCCTTCGGCCAAAACTTCCGGACCGCGAAAAACTACGAACGTATTGGGTATACCTCCCTGGCTTTGACCTGGCTGGGCCTCACCCTATGCTTCACCTTTTGA
- a CDS encoding alpha/beta hydrolase — protein MQYLIMPGIGDSGPHHWQTLWEKRDPRFKRVKQRDWDNPDRVEWVGALGRAIADYPGDLILVAHSLACLLVPHWTLTSQPRMRGRVRAALLVAPPDPGGPAFPAAATGFAPVPLFPLPFPSLVVASTNDPYASVAYAAGLAQAWGSRCEIAGAKGHLNSESGLGEWPEGMELLESLVRQAIPKMDT, from the coding sequence ATGCAATACCTCATCATGCCCGGCATCGGCGATTCCGGCCCGCATCATTGGCAGACGCTTTGGGAAAAACGCGACCCGCGCTTTAAACGGGTGAAGCAGCGCGATTGGGATAATCCCGATCGCGTCGAATGGGTCGGCGCCCTCGGGCGCGCCATCGCGGATTACCCCGGGGATCTGATCCTGGTGGCGCATAGCCTGGCTTGCCTACTGGTTCCCCATTGGACCCTGACTTCCCAACCCCGCATGCGCGGCCGCGTCCGCGCCGCGCTTCTGGTGGCGCCGCCCGATCCGGGCGGACCCGCATTTCCTGCGGCCGCGACGGGCTTCGCGCCGGTTCCCCTCTTCCCCCTGCCCTTCCCCAGCCTGGTGGTCGCGAGCACGAATGACCCTTATGCCAGCGTGGCTTATGCCGCAGGACTGGCCCAGGCGTGGGGCAGCCGGTGCGAAATCGCGGGGGCTAAAGGCCATCTCAATTCCGAAAGCGGATTGGGCGAGTGGCCGGAAGGCATGGAATTGCTGGAGAGCCTGGTGCGCCAGGCGATACCGAAGATGGATACATGA
- a CDS encoding PAS domain-containing protein: MDTQGEEVLILDAFTQSDYAICITDPHGTLLRVNDAYRRLYKFGPEESVVGSPASVIRSPLTPDQVYRSMWKTISAGGIWRGELSNRARDGSEVYIHLTISPVRRKGRIVGYMGFSLDRAQQVILEKQLFHANKLMVIGTLGSGIAHEMNNPLASILLDAEYLRDRLDEIVGHPAVEQARQASNSIIRCAERMRRVLEHLLQYSKPESLQARSTITAPSLLEDCFMFVEGQLRGQGIEVSLDADPGLFIVGNRSELESVIHNLIANSRDAFAGQTNSDKRICVSARALPEKGLVSIEFKDNAGGVPPEVQSHLFEPFFTTKGAAGSGLGLSLSRHILAAHGGEIHFESGDGCTTFRILLPASGAGGISLSFPAPENRKQGAEGKNGYATRTGRGFSAPFGDGSDVVGG, from the coding sequence ATGGACACGCAAGGGGAAGAAGTACTCATCCTGGACGCGTTTACGCAGTCCGACTATGCGATCTGCATCACGGATCCGCATGGAACCCTTCTGCGCGTCAACGACGCTTATCGCAGGCTGTACAAGTTCGGGCCGGAAGAAAGCGTGGTGGGCTCTCCCGCCTCGGTGATCCGATCCCCGCTCACCCCCGACCAAGTCTACCGATCGATGTGGAAGACCATTTCGGCGGGAGGGATCTGGCGCGGCGAACTGAGCAACCGCGCGCGGGACGGAAGCGAAGTGTATATCCATCTCACCATCTCCCCCGTCCGGCGGAAGGGGCGCATCGTAGGGTACATGGGTTTTTCGCTGGACCGCGCCCAGCAAGTGATCTTGGAAAAGCAATTGTTCCACGCCAACAAGCTGATGGTGATCGGGACCTTGGGTTCGGGCATTGCCCATGAGATGAATAATCCCCTGGCGAGCATCCTGCTGGATGCCGAATACCTGCGGGACAGGCTCGATGAGATCGTCGGGCACCCCGCCGTCGAGCAGGCCCGCCAGGCTTCCAATTCCATCATCCGCTGCGCGGAACGCATGCGGCGCGTGTTGGAGCATCTTCTCCAATACAGCAAACCGGAGAGCCTGCAAGCGCGCTCCACCATCACGGCCCCTTCCCTGCTCGAAGATTGCTTCATGTTCGTGGAAGGCCAGCTCCGGGGCCAGGGGATCGAGGTCTCCTTGGACGCTGATCCCGGCCTTTTCATCGTCGGCAACCGCTCCGAACTGGAGTCGGTCATCCACAATCTCATCGCGAATTCGCGCGACGCGTTCGCGGGTCAGACCAATAGCGACAAGCGCATCTGCGTTTCCGCCCGCGCGCTGCCCGAAAAAGGGCTCGTCAGCATAGAATTCAAGGACAATGCCGGAGGCGTGCCCCCGGAGGTCCAGTCCCATCTTTTCGAACCTTTCTTCACCACCAAGGGGGCCGCGGGCTCCGGACTGGGGCTTTCCCTGAGCCGGCATATCCTGGCCGCCCATGGCGGGGAGATCCATTTCGAGTCCGGCGACGGGTGCACTACTTTCCGAATCCTGCTTCCCGCCTCCGGAGCCGGAGGGATATCCCTATCTTTTCCGGCGCCCGAAAACCGTAAGCAGGGAGCCGAGGGAAAGAATGGATATGCGACCAGGACGGGAAGGGGATTTTCCGCGCCTTTCGGCGACGGGTCCGATGTCGTTGGCGGATAA
- a CDS encoding RNA polymerase sigma factor yields the protein MSNLSEPSKQLLSECKAGNQAAFKEIFHMYRSYAYNLVYKITGPEGEHEDLVQEAFFQMYLSLKSFQGNSSFKTWFHRVIINTCTARWRFQEAGKRISAKKTTSLESMDYELPSRDEGIAKEVELKNLVELALAQLDDKLRIPVVLNIYSDMDLSEIALALDIPEGTVKSRLFTARQKIKEYLDTLE from the coding sequence ATGAGCAATCTGAGCGAACCCAGTAAGCAGCTCCTGAGCGAATGCAAAGCCGGCAACCAGGCGGCATTCAAGGAAATATTCCACATGTACCGGAGCTACGCCTACAACCTCGTCTATAAGATCACCGGGCCCGAAGGGGAACATGAGGATCTGGTGCAGGAAGCCTTCTTCCAAATGTACCTGTCCCTCAAGTCCTTCCAAGGCAACTCGTCATTCAAGACCTGGTTCCACCGGGTCATCATCAATACCTGCACGGCGCGTTGGCGCTTCCAGGAAGCCGGCAAGCGCATCTCCGCCAAGAAAACCACCAGCTTGGAGAGCATGGATTACGAACTGCCGAGCCGGGACGAAGGCATCGCCAAAGAGGTGGAGCTGAAAAACCTGGTCGAGTTGGCCTTGGCCCAGCTGGACGATAAGTTGCGGATACCGGTGGTATTGAACATCTACTCGGATATGGATCTTTCGGAAATCGCCTTGGCCTTGGACATCCCCGAAGGCACCGTCAAATCGAGGCTCTTTACCGCGCGGCAGAAAATAAAGGAATATCTGGATACCCTGGAATAA